One part of the Neoarius graeffei isolate fNeoGra1 chromosome 2, fNeoGra1.pri, whole genome shotgun sequence genome encodes these proteins:
- the LOC132880277 gene encoding cilia- and flagella-associated protein 206-like, with product MSLLRRDKEQQLNELTMIVTGIRLFNKDSGKGGESIEDLLAVLNEALPAVSTDIERELEGMQRLAWRYTTLLERRSESDTDAKLNRDLLTQALYNVRQHEAFLKIILADVITCAKQVEALHTDLMSRMKVLKATVHAKTAVPTSQVFPHFTALARLWAGLQDEMVLLNMLRSMAFSLRPFLSAQSQLLENVQLDQMLRGETIKSDAERAAESSEERLDPEEMKSSEWILPETTANFEQLFLQYRGVCGYTLVEKNGLLLPGNPNIGILKHREKYYSFSSKQAAYQFASNADEYIELIAERAKRSPELIQLLELHQQFASVTPYSQMQSGQKLLVKPISKSESSTQTDTHLLESNIVRSYEWNEWELRRKAIKLANLRHKVTHSTQTDLSHMRRHNTTQTFLPKEAACQTKRDGQSNVPRPQVYLAGLRGGPTTPMTKLDLTPDVHE from the exons ATGTCTCTGCTCAGGCGTGATAAAGAACAGCAGCTGAATGAGCTCACCATGATCGTCACCGGGATTCGCCTCTTCAACAAGGACAGCGGGAAAGGAGGAGAGAGCATCGAGGACC TGCTGGCCGTCCTGAACGAGGCTCTTCCTGCTGTCAGCACAGATATAGAGCGTGAACTGGAAGGGATGCAACGTTTGGCTTGGCGCTACACCACTCTGCTGGAGAGACGCTCTGAATCCGACACTGACGCCAAGCTAAACAGGGACCTGCTCACACAGGCCCTGTACAACGTACGCCAACATGAAGCCTTCCTCAAAATCATACTG GCGGATGTGATCACATGTGCAAAGCAAGTGGAGGCTCTTCACACTGACCTCATGTCGAGGATGAAGGTGCTGAAGGCCACAGTTCATGCCAAAACTGCCGTACCAACCTCCCAAGTGTTC CCTCATTTCACAGCGTTGGCCAGGCTGTGGGCGGGGCTTCAGGATGAGATGGTCTTGTTGAACATGCTCCGGAGCATGGCGTTCAGCCTGAGGCCGTTCCTCTCGGCTCAGTCGCAACTTCTCGAGAACGTTCAGTTGGATCAGATGCTCCGCGGTGAAACCATCAAATCTGACGCAGAGAGAGCTGCTGAGAGCTCAG AGGAGCGGCTTGATCCAGAGGAGATGAAATCGTCCGAGTGGATTCTGCCCGAGACCACGGCGAACTTTGAGCAGCTCTTCCTGCAGTACAGGGGTGTGTGTGGATACACTCTTGTCGAGAAGAACGGCCTCTTGCTCCCAG GCAATCCGAACATCGGCATCCTGAAGCACAGGGAGAAATATTACAGCTTCAGCTCCAAGCAGGCCGCGTATCAGTTCGCCTCAAACGCAGACGAGTACATCGAACTGATTGCGGAAAGAGCGAAGAGATCTCCGGAGCTGATCCAGCTGCTCGAGCTTCATCAGCAGTTTGCCAGCGTCACTCCGTACTCTCAG ATGCAGTCAGGTCAGAAATTGTTGGTGAAACCCATCAGCAAAAGTGAAAGCAGCACACAGACGGACACACACCTGCTGGAGAGCAACATCGTCAGATCTTACGAGTGGAACGAGTGGGAGCTGAGACGGAAAGCCATCAAACTG GCGAACCTGCGCCATAAGGTAACCCACTCGACGCAGACTGACCTGAGCCACATGAGGAGACACAACACCACGCAGACGTTCCTTCCAAAAGAAGCCGCCTGCCAGACGAAGAGAGACGGACAGAGTAACGTACCGAGACCTCAAGTCTACCTGGCTGGGCTGAGAGGAGGACCAACCACTCCCATGACCAAACTCGATTTAACTCCagatgtgcatgaatag